The Chitinophagales bacterium genomic sequence ATGATATTACTGGCTTTTTTAATGCAGCAGCAATATGCATAAGCCCCGTATCATTACTTATTACAACTTTTGCATATCTAACAAGACTGGCAGACTCATTTAGTTTGAACTTACCACATGAGTTGTAGATTTTCACTTTATCTGTAACTGCTATTTTCTCACCGGCGTCACGATCTTCAGGTCCACCCAAAAGAATTATTGGATAGGGACATTTTTTACAAAACTCGATCCATTTATCAACAGGGTACTTTTTCGTTGCATATGAGCCGCCGATTACACAAGCGACATATCCGGCCCAATGACTCATGGGTATATCTTTGCTGCCGACCTCTGCCTCTTCAGGAATAAAATAATCCAACCCTTGTCCATCATTTTTCACTCCCAAATCACGCACTGCCTCAAAATAGCGATCCACAATACTCTTATCCGGCAGAATATTTTTTTTGAAGTTGACCAGTATCCATTTCTCAAAATTGAGTTTATTAAAAGAAAAAGAATGACACCCCAGTGACCGCTTAACTTTCAACGACCTGATGTTCTTATGCAGATCAATTATATGATCATACTTTTCCTTTCTTAATGCCGGCATTATTTTATCTAAACTATCTTCCAGGAAATAACACCTGTCAATATTCGGATTATGTTCAACAACTGCGCGAAAGGAGGCCTTCGTCAGGAAGTGAACCTGCATGCCCGGTATCCGTTTCAGACAACGCACCACGGGGCTGGTTAATACTATATCACCTATTGAGGAAAACCGGACGATCAGCACTTTCATTCAGCCAAAATAATTTAATAAGTTGCAAATACCACAATGGATATTATGATGCATTCAAGATTTAATTTGATGGTGCAAATTTCAATTCACACCAGGCTTTATCTTCTGTGACCATCAATACTTCTTTTGCACCACTGCTGATACCAATGATACAATTGTAATATTGCTTGGTGTTTGGTATAGGCCCCAGCACTTTTACAAAGACCGTTTTGTCTGTGCCCGGATTGTAAACCTTAATTATAGTACCCGGCTTTGCCATATTGTGGAATGCAAAAAAAGTTGTGCTGCTTTTGAGTTTACCCTTATTTTCATAAAACACAGCTGTGCCCTTCTCCTCTGTCACTACTTCTTCTTTATCAGTCTGTGCCTGGTATGCTTTTTCTATTTCAGGCAGCGTATCGTACTTATTACCTATTACATATTCGATAACAGTCTGCCCCTTCTTATTTTTACGACCGTTTGACTGACTGCCATTCTGCACCGGCTTCTGTTCTTGCTCTTTTTTATTTTCTATACCCTGTTTATTCACAGAAACTGTATCAGCGACCGGAGCATCTGATGCGTCGTACAAAACCCAGCCAACAAAAAGATGCTTGCCTTCTTCCAGGTAATTATCCGACATTGCGTTCCAGTCTTGCATGGTGCGTTGAGAGACACCTGCAAGGTGCGCTAACCTGAACATATTATCATACTTGCGCACAACGTAGGAAAGCGGTCTTGTGTCAAACCTATTAGCAGAAACACCCTTTGCCTGGTTATAAGGACCGAAAGGAATATATAGTATTGAACCCGGTTGAAGTATGGTTTGGAAATCAACACCATTCATATCGGCCAGTAACGCCGGCGGAACATGAAACCTGCGCGAAAGCATGAAAAGATTCTCTCCTGTTTCTACTTCGTGCTCAATCGCCCACTTATCATTGTAAAACACAACGCGTAGTGTGTCGATATCCGGGTTGTCTGCTGTTACCCTTATCTGCGATATTGCCGGCGTGGCAATTCCTAATGTAAATATGAATAATAGCACCCTGAGCATAATTCTACCGGATTTTACAACGGTTCAAAATACAATAATTATGCCCAACCTTCAACACTTATACATTTTAACATAACAGACATAATTACCATAAGACCACAACGGCATTAAAATATGCCGGTATAGTTATGAGGGGTTATTGCCTTGAGCTCCCTTTTGACCGTTGCAGATACCTTGAGTGTCTTGATAAATTCATGTATATCCTCTTTTGTGATACTTGTCTTTCCACGTGTCAGGTCTTTTAACGCCTCATAAGGTTTAGGATAATTCTCCCTGCGCAGGATAGTCTGTATCGCTTCTGCCACAACTGCCCAGTTGTTATCCAGGTCTTGTTTCAGTTTGTCTTTATTCAGCAACAGTTTACCCATTCCCTTCTCAAGGCTGCGCAATGCCAGGTAGCTATGTGATAAAGGCACACCTATATTACGCAATACGGTGCTATCTGTCAGGTCGCGCTGCAGGCGGCTGATGGGCAACTTGGCACTCAGGTGCTCGTATATGGCATTAGCAATACCCAGGTTGCCTTCCGCATTTTCAAAATCAATAGGATTTACTTTGTGCGGCATAGCACTACTGCCTATCTCTCCGGCCTTTGTCTTTTGCCTGAAGTATTCCATTGAAATATAAGTCCATATATCCCGAGAAAAATCTATGAGGATATTATTGATACGCTTTAATGCATCAAACTGGGCAGCGATATTATCGTAATGCTCTATCTGGGTGGTGTACTGCATACGTTCCAGCCCCAGTTTGTTGTTTACGAATTCATTGCCGAGCTTCTCCCAGTTCATACCCGGGAAGGCTACATTGTGCGCATTGAAATTACCCGTAGCGCCACCAAACTTAGCAGCATGAGGTATATGACTCAGCAAGCGTACCTGGCCTTCAAGCCTTTCTGCAAACACCATCATTTCTTTGCCCAGCATGGTAGGCGATGCCGGTTGACCATGCGTACGTGCCAGTAAAGGAATCTCACCCCAATCTTTTGCCATCTTCTTTATAGCCAAAACGGTATTTTGCAATAAAGGCAGGTATTCATTCTCCATCGCTTCTTTCCAGCTCAGGGGAATAGCGGTATTATTGATATCCTGCGAGGTGAGACCAAAGTGTACCCACTCTAAAACATCTTCACCTCCCATAGCTTTCAGCTTTTCTTTCAGGAAGTATTCTACCGCTTTAACATCATGATTCGTGATACGTTCTGTGTCCTTTATCTGCTGTGCATCTTCTATGGTAAAGTCTGTATATATCCTGCGGAGTTTCGCGGGCTTTACTTCTGCCGGAAGGGTAAATATCTTCTTTTGAGCCAGGAAGATGAAGTACTCTACTTCTACCAGTACCCGGTAACGGATAAGCCCGAACTCAGAAAAATAAGGCGATAATGATGCCAGTTGATTCCTATAACGTCCATCTACGGGACTGATTGCTGTAAGTGCTGATAATTGCATGGGTGCAAATTTACGTTTTCGGGTTGGTAAATTCTTAATAGGGGTCACTGAAGAATGACAATGCGTAACCGGCACCCCAAAATTGTTAAGTAACAACGGAAAGAACGTACTAAAAACAGTTTCCCTGCAACAAACATAGCAACCTAAAAGACTAATGATCAAATGATTAGCATCTATTTTGTTAAGTTTTGTTAAGTAAATACGTATACTCACAAACAAATCTGCCCATAAAAAACGCCCCGATGTAGCGGGGCGTTTTACAAATATTGTTTTTTCACTATGTCGATACTGCAACGTCATACAAGTAATTTCAAAGCAGGTATTTAAAACAAATATACAACATAATAACAATAATACAAATTATTATTTTACGAATAATTCTGGCAGCTACTACTACCCTACCGATACGCCTATAAGGCTGCCAATACCATAAGTAACCGCGGCTGCCAGCAAACCGAACAATACCTGCCTGAAACCGGAATACCATACACTCCTGCCGGTAAACAGGGTTATTGCAGCGCCTATCAGAAACAAACCTGCGGCACTTAACGCCACACTCAGGTAAATAGCCTGCACTCCACTTGTAAACAAAAACGGAGCCACCGGTATTATAGCCCCTATGGCAAACAGGAAAAAGGAGTATAATGCAGCTTCTATCGCCGAGCCTTTCAGGTCTTCGGTATTAATACCCAACTCTTCTTTTACCAATATCTCATGTGCACGCCCGGTGTCCGACATAATATCCCGGGCCATGCTTTTTGCCTGCTCTTCAGGTATACCCTTTGCCATGTATATCAATGCCAGTTCCTGTTCTTCTCCTTCAGGATTGGTTTCCAACTCATCCATTTCCAGTTGCATCTGGTTTTCTGACAACTCCTGGGAGCTTTTTACGGATATCCACTCGCCCAACGCCATAGACAAGGCACCCGCCAGCAAGCCGGCCAGGCCAGCCAGTAAAACACCACTCCCTCCCTCTGTTGCCCCCGCTACTCCCATCACAAGGCTAAAGTTTGATACCAGTCCATCATTACCCCCCAGCACGGCTGCACGCAGCGCATTCCCCCCTACTGAACGATGGCGTTTTTCAAGCCGTGTCATCATATCCACTGCTGTGCCTGCATCCTTTTCAGCAATTGCCTTCAGTATCTTTACATGATTGGTCTCCATGCCGGATATGGGCATGTTATTTTTCCTTTTACCGGCTATTATGGCTCCTGACAAGCTTTTTTCCGTGTCCATAAGCACACCTAAAACATAGTCATAGCCAAACAACTTTCCTATAAGGTTCAGTGTTTTAGCTCTACCTGACGGAGGCGGTAATTTTGTCGCAGCATGATCTGTCTTGCGCATAAAAGCCAACGCGTGCCCCTTCTCTATATCACTC encodes the following:
- the purB gene encoding adenylosuccinate lyase, translating into MQLSALTAISPVDGRYRNQLASLSPYFSEFGLIRYRVLVEVEYFIFLAQKKIFTLPAEVKPAKLRRIYTDFTIEDAQQIKDTERITNHDVKAVEYFLKEKLKAMGGEDVLEWVHFGLTSQDINNTAIPLSWKEAMENEYLPLLQNTVLAIKKMAKDWGEIPLLARTHGQPASPTMLGKEMMVFAERLEGQVRLLSHIPHAAKFGGATGNFNAHNVAFPGMNWEKLGNEFVNNKLGLERMQYTTQIEHYDNIAAQFDALKRINNILIDFSRDIWTYISMEYFRQKTKAGEIGSSAMPHKVNPIDFENAEGNLGIANAIYEHLSAKLPISRLQRDLTDSTVLRNIGVPLSHSYLALRSLEKGMGKLLLNKDKLKQDLDNNWAVVAEAIQTILRRENYPKPYEALKDLTRGKTSITKEDIHEFIKTLKVSATVKRELKAITPHNYTGIF
- a CDS encoding VIT1/CCC1 transporter family protein, with protein sequence MATNKNLQTEVDASYLYGMLAAKETDKQVANVFAQMSDIEKGHALAFMRKTDHAATKLPPPSGRAKTLNLIGKLFGYDYVLGVLMDTEKSLSGAIIAGKRKNNMPISGMETNHVKILKAIAEKDAGTAVDMMTRLEKRHRSVGGNALRAAVLGGNDGLVSNFSLVMGVAGATEGGSGVLLAGLAGLLAGALSMALGEWISVKSSQELSENQMQLEMDELETNPEGEEQELALIYMAKGIPEEQAKSMARDIMSDTGRAHEILVKEELGINTEDLKGSAIEAALYSFFLFAIGAIIPVAPFLFTSGVQAIYLSVALSAAGLFLIGAAITLFTGRSVWYSGFRQVLFGLLAAAVTYGIGSLIGVSVG
- a CDS encoding LysM peptidoglycan-binding domain-containing protein, with the translated sequence MLRVLLFIFTLGIATPAISQIRVTADNPDIDTLRVVFYNDKWAIEHEVETGENLFMLSRRFHVPPALLADMNGVDFQTILQPGSILYIPFGPYNQAKGVSANRFDTRPLSYVVRKYDNMFRLAHLAGVSQRTMQDWNAMSDNYLEEGKHLFVGWVLYDASDAPVADTVSVNKQGIENKKEQEQKPVQNGSQSNGRKNKKGQTVIEYVIGNKYDTLPEIEKAYQAQTDKEEVVTEEKGTAVFYENKGKLKSSTTFFAFHNMAKPGTIIKVYNPGTDKTVFVKVLGPIPNTKQYYNCIIGISSGAKEVLMVTEDKAWCELKFAPSN
- a CDS encoding glycosyltransferase family 9 protein; this translates as MKVLIVRFSSIGDIVLTSPVVRCLKRIPGMQVHFLTKASFRAVVEHNPNIDRCYFLEDSLDKIMPALRKEKYDHIIDLHKNIRSLKVKRSLGCHSFSFNKLNFEKWILVNFKKNILPDKSIVDRYFEAVRDLGVKNDGQGLDYFIPEEAEVGSKDIPMSHWAGYVACVIGGSYATKKYPVDKWIEFCKKCPYPIILLGGPEDRDAGEKIAVTDKVKIYNSCGKFKLNESASLVRYAKVVISNDTGLMHIAAALKKPVISLWGNTVPSMGMFPYYGFNNLQTNVSPKSVIIENCNINCRPCSKIGYDSCPKKHFKCMNDVDNEVVISHLIDFWKGSQP